From Mytilus edulis chromosome 8, xbMytEdul2.2, whole genome shotgun sequence, one genomic window encodes:
- the LOC139486432 gene encoding SWI/SNF-related matrix-associated actin-dependent regulator of chromatin subfamily A member 5-like → MSDSEAESTNDEPMELAPTIEPTVLLKSPPKVRNPQENAQFEAKIATDQGNRFEFLLKQTELFAHFMQTGVGVGKSKTPTSPLKMKPGRPLAKPTEKSKSSAIGDHRHRRTEEEEDAELLTESKKSNNVLVRFEESPSYIKSGEMRDYQIRGLNWMISLYEHGINGILADEMGLGKTLQTISLLGYMKHYRHTPSPHLVIVPKSTLSNWMAEFKRWCPSMTAVCLTGNQDERSVFIRDVMMPGEWDVCITSYEMCIREKSVFKKFNWRYIVIDEAHRIKNEKSKLSEIVREFKSANRLLLTGTPLQNNLHELWALLNFLLPDVFNSADDFDSWFCAKDCLGGDNELVSRLHEVLRPFLLRRIKSDVEKKLLPKKETKVFIGLSKMQREWYTKILMKDIDVVNGAGKSDKMRLLNILMQLRKCCNHPYLFDGAEPGPPYTTDMHLVENSGKMVILHKLLPRLKENGSRVLIFSQMTRQLDILEDYCFWQGYDYCRLDGSTPHDDRTNSINEFNAPGSSKFVFMLSTRAGGLGINLATADIVVIYDSDWNPQVDLQAMDRAHRIGQQKQVRVFRFIVENSVEERIVERAEMKLRLDNVVIQQGRLQDSASAKLGKDEVLNMIRHGASHVFASKESEITDDDIDRIMEESEKKTEEIKQKLDKLGESSLRGFTLDTGDNSVYQFEGEDYRDKHGKGGMGMWIEPPKRERKANYAVDAYFREALRVSEPKAPKAPRPPKQPNVQDFQFFPPRLFELLDQEIYFFRKSISYRVPKNPDLGSDAERVRKEEQGKIDNSDVLTEEETAEKEDLLQQGFTNWSKRDFNQFIKANEKYGRDDLDSISRDVEGKTAEEVMEYARVFWERCNELQDIEKIMAQIERGESKIQRRISIKRALDCKLARYRAPFHQLRIQYGTNKGKNYTEEEDRFLICMLHKLGFDKENVYDELRTAVRQAPQFRFDWFIKSRTAMELQRRCNTLITLIERENMELEEKEKAERKKKTPRSGTPKSGKRKADTSIDRSKQKKKK, encoded by the exons ATGTCTGACTCAGAGGCTGAAAGTACCAACGATGAACCAATGGAACTAGCT CCAACCATTGAACCAACAGTTCTACTTAAGTCTCCACCTAAAGTGAGGAATCCTCAGGAAAATGCACAATTTGAAGCTAAAATT gCTACTGACCAAGGCAACAGATTTGAGTTTTTGCTCAAACAAACTGAGTTGTTTGCTCACTTTATGCAGACTGGTGTCGGAGTCGGGAAGAGTAAAACACCAACAAGTCCTTTGAAAATGAAACCAGGTCGACCTTTGGCGAAACCTACGGAAAAATCCAAGTCATCTGCAATAGGAGA TCATAGACATAGAAGAACGGAAGAAGAAGAGGATGCTGAATTATTGACAGAAAGTAAAAAGTCCAACAATGTTCTGGTTAGATTTGAGGAATCTCCATCAT acatTAAATCAGGTGAGATGAGAGACTACCAGATAAGAGGTCTGAACTGGATGATATCATTATATGAACATGGTATAAATGGTATATTAGCTGATGAAATG gGTTTAGGAAAAACTCTACAGACTATATCATTGCTAGGATACATGAAGCATTATAGACACACACCATCTCCACATTTAGTTATAGTTCCAAAATCTACACTGTCAAATTGGATGGCTGAATTCAAACGATGGTGTCCATCAATGACAGCTGTCTGTCTGACTGGAAACCAAGATGAAAGG AGTGTATTTATCAGAGATGTTATGATGCCAGGAGAGTGGGACGTGTGTATTACGTCATATGAAATGTGTATCCGAGAAAAATCCGTGTTTAAAAAATTCAACTGGCGATACATAGTGATTGATGAAGCTCAcagaattaaaaatgaaaaatcaaag CTGTCAGAGATTGTGAGAGAATTTAAATCAGCAAACAGACTACTGTTGACAGGAACACCtctacaaaataatttacatgagTTATGGGCCTTGTTGAATTTCCTGTTGCCTGATGTTTTCAATTCAGCAGATGATTTTGATTCTTGGTTCTGTGCTAAAGACTGTCTGGGTGGAGACAATGAATTAGTATCACGTTTACATGAA GTTTTGAGACCATTTTTATTGAGAAGAATTAAGTCTGATGTTGAGAAAAAACTACTTCCGAAGAAAGAAACAAAAGTATTTATTGGACTTAGTAAAATGCAGAGAGAATG GTACACCAAGATTTTAATGAAGGACATTGATGTTGTGAACGGAGCAGGAAAATCTGACAAGATGAGATTACTAAACATACTTATGCAGCTGAGAAAGTGCTGTAATCATCCATATCTGTTCGATGGTGCAGAACCAG GTCCACCCTACACCACTGATATGCACTTAGTAGAAAACAGTGGTAAAATGGTGATCTTACACAAACTGTTACCCAGGCTGAAGGAAAATG GATCTCGTGTATTGATCTTCAGTCAGATGACCCGACAGTTAGATATATTAGAAGATTATTGTTTCTGGCAGGGATACGACTACTGCAGACTGGATGGAAGTACTCCTCATGATGACAGAacg AATTCTATCAACGAATTTAATGCTCCAGGAAGTTCAAAGTTCGTGTTCATGTTGAGTACAAGAGCTGGTGGATTGGGTATCAATCTGGCCACAGCAGATATAGTAGTTATATATGACTCCGATTGGAATCCACAAGTTGATCTACAGGCTATG GACAGAGCCCATCGTATTGGACAGCAGAAACAAGTCAGAGTTTTCAGATTTATTGTAGAAAACTCTGTGGAAGAAAGAATTGTAGAGAGAGCTGAGATGAAATTGAGGCTTGATAATGTTGTTATTCAGCAAG GGAGATTGCAGGATAGTGCGTCTGCTAAACTTGGGAAGGATGAAGTGCTGAACATGATCAGACATGGAGCCAGTCATGTCTTTGCATCGAAAGAATCAGAAATTACAGATGATGACATTGATAGAATTATGGAAGAATCTGAGAAAAAG ACAGAAGAAATCAAACAGAAATTAGACAAGCTTGGAGAGAGCAGTTTACGTGGGTTTACTCTAGACACAGGAGATAACAGTGTGTACCAGTTTGAAGGTGAAGATTATCGAGACAAACACGGTAAAGGTGGCATGGGGATGTGGATCGAGCCACCCAAACGTGAGAGGAAAGCCAATTATGCTGTGGATGCCTATTTTAGGGAGGCTCTACGTGTCAGTGAACCTAAAGCACCAAAG gCTCCTAGACCACCAAAACAACCAAATGTGCAGGACTTCCAGTTCTTCCCTCCACGATTGTTTGAACTGTTGGATCAAGAAATATACTTTTTCAGAAAATCAATCAGTTATAGG gtCCCAAAGAATCCAGATTTGGGCTCTGATGCAGAGAGAGTAAGGAAAGAAGAACAGGGTAAGATAGACAATTCTGATGTCCTGACGGAGGAAGAGACTGCTGAAAAAGAAGATTTATTACAACAG GGCTTTACTAATTGGAGTAAGAGAGACTTTAACCAGTTTATCAAGGCCAATGAAAAGTATGGAAGAGATGACTTGGACAGTATATCGAGAGATGTGGAAGGAAAGACTGCTGAAGAG GTAATGGAGTATGCCAGAGTGTTCTGGGAAAGATGTAACGAGTTACAAGATATTGAGAAAATTATGGCTCAGATTGAAAGAGGAGAATCTAAAATACAAAGACGTATCAGTATAAAACGAGCATTGGATTGTAAG TTAGCAAGATACAGAGCACCATTCCATCAACTAAGAATACAGTATGGTACAAACAAAGGCAAGAACTACACAGAGGAGGAAGACCGATTCCTTATATGTATGTTACACAAGTTAGGTTTCGATAAAGAAAATGTGTACGATGAGTTACGAACAGCTGTCAGACAAGCTCCACAATTCAGATTTGATTGGTTTATCAAGTCTAGAACAGCTATG